In the Malania oleifera isolate guangnan ecotype guangnan chromosome 1, ASM2987363v1, whole genome shotgun sequence genome, one interval contains:
- the LOC131159605 gene encoding protein TERMINAL FLOWER 1-like, which yields MARALEPLVVGRVIGDVINVYTPTVEMCVSYHSKQVFNGHELYPSSLVNKPRVEVLGGDMRSFFTLVMTDPDVPGPSDPYLREHLHWLVTNIPGTTDATFGKEIVNYENPRPSIGIHRFAFILFKQKSRQTITPPSSRDHFSTRSFATENDLGLPVAAVFFNAQRETAARRR from the exons ATGGCAAGAGCGTTAGAGCCTCTGGTAGTTGGGAGGGTGATAGGAGATGTGATTAATGTGTATACTCCAACAGTTGAAATGTGTGTGAGCTACCACAGCAAGCAAGTGTTCAACGGCCACGAGCTCTATCCTTCCTCCCTTGTCAACAAGCCCAGAGTTGAGGTTCTTGGCGGTGATATGAGATCTTTCTTTACactg GTGATGACAGACCCTGATGTTCCCGGTCCAAGTGATCCCTACTTAAGGGAGCATCTTCACTG GTTGGTGACGAACATTCCAGGCACCACAGATGCCACATTTG GGAAGGAGATAGTGAACTATGAGAACCCGCGGCCAAGCATAGGGATCCACAGGTTTGCGTTCATTCTTTTCAAACAGAAAAGCAGGCAGACAATCACCCCTCCCTCCTCCCGAGATCACTTCTCCACTCGATCTTTCGCCACCGAAAACGACCTCGGCCTTCCCGTCGCAGCCGTCTTCTTCAACGCTCAGCGAGAAACCGCTGCAAGAAGGCGCTAG